One region of Paraburkholderia acidiphila genomic DNA includes:
- a CDS encoding DUF485 domain-containing protein yields MTTPSIETIKAHPEYRRLIAVRRRFSFTLTALMIAIYYGFILIVALAPHQLAHPLYASATTSVGIVVGVSIILCAIALTGLYVLRANRRFDPAMRALIAKLHNEVPA; encoded by the coding sequence ATGACTACCCCCTCGATCGAAACGATCAAGGCGCACCCCGAATACCGGCGGCTGATTGCCGTGCGCCGGCGCTTCAGCTTCACGCTGACCGCGCTCATGATCGCGATTTACTACGGCTTCATCCTGATCGTCGCGCTCGCGCCGCATCAACTCGCGCATCCGCTCTATGCAAGCGCCACCACTAGCGTCGGCATTGTCGTGGGCGTGAGCATCATCCTGTGCGCTATCGCGCTCACCGGTCTCTATGTGCTGCGCGCCAACCGCCGCTTCGATCCGGCCATGCGCGCGCTCATCGCAAAACTCCATAACGAGGTGCCCGCATGA
- a CDS encoding electron transfer flavoprotein subunit alpha/FixB family protein, producing MTNLVIAEHDNHSIKAATLNTVAAAQKIGGDVHVLVAGHNAQAAAEAAAKIAGVAKVLLADAPQLEQGLAENVEATVVAIAKNYSHILAPATAAGKNVTPRIAAKLDVAQISDITAVDSPDTFEHPIYAGNAIATVQSVDPIKVITVRTTAFDAVAAEGGSAAVEKLDAAADSGLTQFVGREVTKLDRPELTSAKIIVSGGRGLGSGENYTKVLEPLADKLNAALGASRAAVDAGYVPNDYQVGQTGKIVAPQLYVAVGISGAIQHLAGMKDSKVIVAINKDEEAPIFSVADYGLVGDLFTVVPELASTLA from the coding sequence ATGACGAATCTGGTTATTGCTGAACACGACAATCACTCGATCAAGGCCGCGACGCTGAACACCGTCGCTGCAGCACAGAAGATTGGCGGCGATGTGCACGTGCTGGTCGCGGGCCACAACGCCCAGGCCGCAGCGGAAGCCGCCGCGAAGATCGCGGGCGTGGCGAAGGTGTTGCTGGCCGATGCGCCGCAACTCGAACAGGGTCTTGCTGAAAACGTCGAAGCGACGGTTGTTGCGATCGCGAAGAACTACTCGCACATCCTGGCGCCCGCAACAGCAGCGGGCAAGAACGTCACGCCGCGTATCGCCGCGAAGCTCGACGTCGCGCAGATCAGCGATATCACCGCAGTGGATTCGCCGGACACGTTCGAGCATCCGATTTACGCGGGCAATGCGATCGCGACGGTGCAATCGGTTGACCCGATCAAGGTCATCACCGTTCGCACGACGGCATTCGACGCAGTCGCGGCCGAAGGCGGCAGCGCAGCCGTCGAGAAGCTCGACGCGGCAGCGGACAGCGGTCTGACGCAGTTCGTCGGCCGTGAAGTCACGAAGCTCGACCGTCCTGAACTCACGAGCGCGAAGATCATCGTCTCGGGTGGCCGGGGTCTGGGCAGCGGCGAGAACTACACGAAGGTTCTGGAGCCGCTGGCGGACAAGCTCAACGCAGCGCTCGGCGCCTCGCGCGCGGCAGTCGATGCTGGCTACGTGCCGAACGACTACCAGGTCGGTCAGACGGGCAAGATCGTCGCGCCGCAACTGTATGTGGCAGTCGGCATCTCGGGCGCGATCCAGCATCTGGCCGGCATGAAGGACTCGAAGGTCATCGTCGCGATCAACAAGGACGAAGAAGCACCGATCTTCAGCGTGGCCGACTACGGCCTCGTGGGCGACCTGTTCACGGTCGTGCCGGAGTTGGCGAGCACGCTCGCCTGA